One Malania oleifera isolate guangnan ecotype guangnan chromosome 9, ASM2987363v1, whole genome shotgun sequence DNA segment encodes these proteins:
- the LOC131163432 gene encoding uncharacterized protein LOC131163432, whose amino-acid sequence MFDLNIWNIALLSKTLWNIHSKKDSIWTKWIHHMYLTDSSIWSISATKNDFPLFKKLLTIRDQLVVNCGGIDAAIDMLSKWENRGKLSYEFWRAKGHKVPWTREVWYEGILPKHSICLWLGLKAKLLACDKLTNEGIDRLCTFCNTDPESLDHLFFKCKFTAEV is encoded by the coding sequence ATGTTTGATCTCAATATATGGAATATTGCTTTGCTGTCTAAAACACTTTGGAATATCCACTCCAAGAAGGACTCAATCTGGACAAAGTGGATCCATCATATGTATTTAACTGATTCAAGCATCTGGAGCATCTCTGCAACGAAGAATGACTTCCCTTTATTCAAGAAACTGTTAACTATTAGAGATCAGCTGGTGGTGAACTGTGGTGGTATTGATGCTGCTATTGATATGTTGAGTAAGTGGGAGAACAGAGGCAAACTTAGCTATGAATTCTGGAGAGCTAAAGGGCATAAAGTGCCCTGGACTAGGGAGGTTTGGTATGAGGGCATTCTCCCTAAACACTCAATCTGCCTTTGGCTAGGTTTGAAAGCAAAGCTCCTTGCCTGTGACAAGCTGACAAATGAAGGAATTGATCGGTTATGCACCTTCTGCAACACTGATCCTGAATCCTTGGATCACTTATTTTTCAAATGCAAATTCACTGCTGAAGTCTAG